The following are encoded in a window of Brevibacillus sp. DP1.3A genomic DNA:
- a CDS encoding CoxG family protein encodes MKLSDSFTIQASKADVWSVFMDVEKLSGCVPGCKEVKMSSPTRYEANMEVKIQFMTIQFRVTGELKEAVEGEALQVEMTGQPVALAGLFRNQLHLQLKEEQPGTTRVQYEMDLQMTGRLASLGDILMKGTVKKKAEEFATNVQTLFQSSQEIYN; translated from the coding sequence ATGAAGCTATCCGATTCGTTTACGATTCAGGCAAGCAAAGCGGATGTATGGTCAGTCTTTATGGATGTGGAAAAGCTGTCAGGCTGCGTACCAGGCTGCAAAGAAGTAAAAATGAGCAGCCCCACCCGTTATGAAGCGAACATGGAAGTGAAAATTCAGTTTATGACGATTCAATTTCGCGTCACGGGGGAATTAAAAGAAGCGGTAGAAGGAGAAGCGCTGCAAGTGGAGATGACCGGACAACCGGTAGCGTTGGCAGGATTGTTCCGCAATCAATTGCACCTTCAGCTAAAAGAGGAGCAGCCGGGAACCACACGGGTGCAATACGAGATGGATTTGCAAATGACAGGACGACTGGCATCATTAGGAGATATACTAATGAAGGGGACTGTGAAGAAAAAGGCAGAAGAATTTGCGACGAACGTCCAGACCCTGTTCCAGTCTAGTCAGGAGATTTACAATTAA
- a CDS encoding DeoR/GlpR family DNA-binding transcription regulator — protein sequence MLQEDRQQLILQMLQENQSVRIAELCSRLMVTRETIRRDLYEMEQQGLLKKVHGGAILNKTNVEPPYAKRSGLNLAEKEAIAVAAASLVEDGDAIYIDLGTTTQLFAKHLYHKKGITVITNALLVALELSHHPDAKVIMSGGELRAGDLAMSGPIARKSLEGLFVDKAFIGVGGLAAETGFTDYHVGESDIRQLMLTNAKETYALIDHSKINVTAFMRVAELSDIDVVITDEELPQSLAGRLAQEGLQVIVAKTSV from the coding sequence ATGCTACAAGAAGATAGACAGCAGCTGATCCTGCAAATGCTACAAGAAAATCAATCCGTTCGAATTGCAGAGCTATGCAGCCGATTAATGGTGACGCGCGAAACAATCAGGCGTGATTTGTATGAAATGGAGCAGCAGGGACTACTCAAGAAGGTGCATGGTGGCGCTATTCTGAATAAAACCAACGTGGAGCCTCCTTATGCCAAGCGGAGTGGATTAAACTTGGCGGAGAAGGAGGCGATTGCGGTCGCCGCCGCCTCCTTGGTGGAGGACGGCGACGCAATCTATATTGATTTGGGCACGACGACACAATTGTTCGCCAAACACCTTTACCATAAAAAAGGAATTACGGTGATAACCAATGCGCTACTGGTGGCATTGGAACTATCTCATCACCCGGATGCAAAGGTGATCATGAGTGGGGGTGAATTGCGTGCAGGGGATCTGGCCATGTCCGGACCGATCGCCAGGAAAAGCCTCGAGGGGTTGTTTGTGGACAAAGCGTTTATTGGTGTAGGGGGATTAGCAGCAGAAACTGGTTTTACGGATTACCATGTGGGCGAGTCAGACATCAGGCAGCTGATGCTTACAAACGCCAAAGAAACATATGCACTGATTGATCATTCCAAAATAAATGTAACCGCTTTTATGAGGGTGGCAGAGCTATCCGACATCGACGTAGTCATTACAGATGAGGAACTACCCCAATCACTTGCTGGGCGACTCGCTCAGGAAGGATTGCAAGTCATCGTTGCTAAGACATCCGTGTAA
- a CDS encoding amino acid permease: MVKQSVQANDSQDMQTYHYKQELRRTLKLFSSFAVAFSFISITTGIFSNYGFVLSTAGPAGIWTWPIVTIGHLLVAIIFAELAGRIPLSGYSYQWVTRLANPGLGWFAGWIAFCFLVIVVPTVDYALAPIIAEMFGWDTGAKTLVWIVIGTLVVQALLNIYGVKLATRINDIAVYTEVIGMVGIVVVLGAVVMYNGANWSMLTDIGTATTQSDGSYLGAFIMAALMGSFTLVGFEAAANLSEETINAKKTVPRAMILSVLLSGVIGFLLLIVISVAITDLPTVLGAANPIPYILQTSLGSAVSSFFLVLCLISIFACGLIIMASASRLIYALSRDNVFFASSIFKKVSPQTSVPTNAVLLVLVLGILAVLFADSLTLLVGATSVLPALLYLTTIMAYAWKRKELPKSKYFDLGKWRTPLTFLAIVWLIFEIGILTIPENFHSVAIVAATLLAVGVILYHLLFRKGIMEGRIGIKDRTFGFDEEKEDHSA; encoded by the coding sequence ATGGTGAAACAATCGGTACAAGCAAATGATTCGCAAGATATGCAAACGTATCATTATAAGCAAGAATTGAGACGGACATTAAAACTGTTCAGTTCGTTTGCCGTCGCGTTTTCTTTCATTTCCATTACCACAGGCATTTTTAGCAATTATGGATTTGTGCTTAGTACGGCAGGGCCGGCTGGTATCTGGACCTGGCCGATTGTAACCATTGGGCATTTGTTAGTGGCCATTATTTTTGCCGAGCTGGCTGGACGAATTCCATTGAGCGGTTATTCCTATCAATGGGTGACACGTCTTGCCAACCCGGGACTGGGTTGGTTTGCTGGCTGGATTGCCTTTTGCTTTCTCGTTATCGTGGTTCCAACCGTCGATTATGCGCTGGCGCCCATCATTGCCGAGATGTTTGGCTGGGATACAGGCGCAAAGACGCTAGTCTGGATCGTGATTGGTACGCTGGTCGTACAAGCTTTATTAAACATTTATGGAGTGAAGCTGGCTACTCGTATTAATGATATCGCCGTATACACCGAAGTGATCGGTATGGTTGGGATCGTTGTGGTGTTGGGGGCAGTTGTGATGTACAACGGGGCAAATTGGAGCATGCTGACCGATATCGGTACGGCTACGACTCAATCGGACGGATCGTACCTAGGCGCTTTTATCATGGCTGCGCTGATGGGATCCTTTACATTGGTAGGTTTCGAGGCTGCTGCGAATCTTTCTGAGGAGACGATCAATGCGAAGAAAACGGTGCCTCGTGCCATGATTTTATCCGTATTACTGAGTGGTGTGATCGGTTTCTTGCTGTTGATCGTGATCTCTGTTGCCATTACGGATCTGCCGACTGTGCTCGGTGCAGCGAATCCGATTCCGTACATTTTGCAAACAAGTCTTGGCTCTGCTGTATCTAGCTTCTTTCTGGTGCTTTGTCTCATTTCCATCTTCGCGTGCGGTCTGATCATCATGGCTTCCGCTTCCCGACTCATCTATGCGTTGTCACGCGACAATGTATTCTTCGCTTCCTCCATCTTCAAGAAGGTATCACCTCAGACTTCCGTACCAACAAATGCCGTTTTACTCGTTTTAGTGCTGGGCATTCTCGCTGTGTTATTCGCAGATTCCCTGACCCTTCTAGTAGGGGCCACCTCGGTTCTGCCTGCCCTTCTCTATCTGACAACGATTATGGCTTACGCATGGAAACGCAAGGAACTGCCCAAATCGAAGTATTTTGACCTGGGCAAGTGGCGCACACCTCTCACTTTCCTTGCGATCGTATGGTTGATCTTTGAAATTGGCATCTTGACCATTCCGGAAAATTTCCATAGCGTAGCGATCGTGGCAGCTACCTTGCTGGCTGTAGGTGTCATTTTGTATCATCTGCTGTTCCGCAAAGGGATTATGGAGGGCCGTATCGGCATAAAAGACAGAACATTCGGATTTGATGAAGAGAAAGAAGATCATTCAGCCTAG